A genomic segment from Nodularia sphaerocarpa UHCC 0038 encodes:
- a CDS encoding serine/threonine-protein kinase, with the protein MSYCLNSHCLQPENAADVKFCLSCGSKLLLKDRYRAIKPIGQGGFGKTFLAVDEDKPSKPSCVIKQFYPQAQGTNNVQKAVELFTLEAVQLDDLGQHPQIPALLAYFTQDDRQYLVQEFIDGQNLAQELAQKGAFSESQIWQLLKDLLPVLQFCHSRGVIHRDIKPENILRDSHAKLVLVDFGASKSATGTALNQTGTSIGTPEYVAPEQMRGRAIFASDIYSLGATCIHLLTARSPFDSYDINNDTWIWQQLLQTPLSPKLNRILEKMLVSIPKRRYQTADEVLKDLNQSPVVATPATTAKPKSTPTSVSKSSSFQRLEIDSELEELKSQFLGGGKPQPNPAQPPKPIAPPANNSVIDNELEELKAQYLRNNNSQNQ; encoded by the coding sequence ATGAGTTATTGCCTAAATTCCCATTGTCTCCAGCCAGAAAATGCTGCTGATGTCAAGTTTTGCTTGAGTTGTGGTTCCAAGTTACTGCTTAAAGACCGCTACCGCGCCATTAAACCTATCGGACAAGGTGGTTTTGGTAAAACCTTCTTAGCTGTGGATGAGGATAAACCTTCTAAACCGTCCTGCGTGATTAAGCAATTTTACCCCCAAGCCCAAGGTACTAACAATGTGCAGAAGGCTGTGGAGTTATTTACTCTAGAAGCGGTACAGTTAGATGATTTGGGACAACATCCCCAAATTCCCGCACTTCTGGCGTATTTTACCCAAGATGACAGACAGTATCTGGTACAAGAATTTATCGATGGGCAAAATTTAGCTCAGGAATTGGCGCAAAAGGGCGCTTTTAGTGAATCGCAGATATGGCAATTACTTAAAGATTTATTGCCAGTTTTACAATTTTGCCATTCTAGAGGTGTGATTCACCGCGATATTAAGCCGGAAAATATTTTACGAGACAGCCATGCTAAATTAGTCTTGGTGGATTTTGGTGCTTCTAAATCTGCTACTGGTACGGCTTTAAATCAAACAGGTACGAGTATTGGTACTCCTGAATATGTCGCCCCGGAACAAATGAGAGGGAGAGCGATTTTTGCCAGCGATATCTACAGTTTAGGTGCTACTTGTATTCATCTTTTAACTGCGCGATCGCCTTTTGATTCCTATGATATTAATAATGATACTTGGATTTGGCAGCAACTCCTGCAAACTCCCCTCAGTCCTAAGTTAAATCGCATCCTGGAAAAGATGCTAGTCAGTATCCCCAAGCGGCGTTATCAAACAGCAGATGAAGTTCTCAAAGATTTAAATCAGTCGCCAGTAGTCGCTACTCCAGCAACCACAGCAAAACCAAAATCAACACCCACTTCTGTGAGTAAATCTTCTAGTTTTCAGCGTTTGGAAATTGATTCGGAATTGGAAGAATTGAAAAGTCAATTCTTGGGTGGTGGTAAACCTCAACCAAATCCAGCACAACCACCAAAACCAATTGCTCCGCCTGCTAATAACAGCGTCATAGATAATGAGTTAGAAGAGTTAAAAGCTCAATATTTGAGGAATAATAATTCACAAAATCAATAG
- a CDS encoding type II toxin-antitoxin system PemK/MazF family toxin produces the protein MTKPKTLEIWLVRFPFSDLTSTKLRPALVLAEHREELIILGIFSKIPVGKLRETWVLIPDTHPAFSQTGLKKISLIRADKIATVNESVFQRQLGSLPSDMFTLVQTALKCALNIT, from the coding sequence ATGACTAAGCCTAAAACATTAGAAATCTGGCTAGTCCGGTTTCCTTTTAGTGATTTAACTTCTACAAAGCTGAGACCAGCCCTTGTGTTGGCTGAACATCGAGAAGAATTAATTATATTAGGTATTTTTTCCAAAATTCCTGTGGGTAAACTACGAGAAACTTGGGTTTTGATTCCAGATACACATCCTGCTTTTTCCCAAACAGGGCTGAAAAAAATATCTTTAATTAGGGCTGATAAAATTGCCACGGTCAATGAATCTGTATTTCAAAGGCAGTTAGGAAGCTTACCATCAGATATGTTTACTTTGGTACAGACAGCATTAAAATGCGCTCTTAACATTACTTAG
- the ligA gene encoding NAD-dependent DNA ligase LigA, translated as MIQIQSEVKRVEELRQLLQQASYAYYVLDTPMMEDAVYDQLYRELQELEIKYPELITPDSPTQRVGEKPATHFSSVRHNIPLYSLENAFNIDELQIWDQRWRRQTPKIEAVEYVSELKIDGSALALTYENGVLVRGVTRGDGVVGEDITQNVRTIRSIPLRLNFAGAKSLEKIEVRGEVFLPLEVFKQINAERQKAGENLFANPRNAAAGTLRQLDPRIVARRRLDFFAYTLHISGMDDASIANTQWEALDLLEKMGFPVNPNHKLCASISEVAEYYQSWDTKRLNLPYMTDGVVVKLNPFKLQEQLGFTQKFPRWAVALKYAAEEAPTRVENISVNVGRTGALTPLAQMRPVQLAGTTVSRATLHNSDRILELDIRIGDTVIVRKAGEIIPEVVRVLKELRPDDTQPFIMPTHCPVCGQPVVRESGEAVTRCVNASCAAILRGEIEHWVSRDALDIKGMGEKLVHQLVDRHLVHSVADLYDLTTERLCVLERMAQKSAQKLIDAIAQSKNQPWSRVLYGLGIRHVGSVNAQLLTQKYPTVEELASAKQSDIAGIYGIGAEIAQSVYQWFRIDANHVLIERLKVAGLQLAANEETTTAADGNQKLAGKTFVITGTLPSLSRDEAKALIQKAGGKVTNSVSKKTDYLLLGEDAGSKLEKAQGLGITQLSEALLLEMLSE; from the coding sequence ATGATACAGATTCAGTCGGAAGTCAAGCGTGTAGAAGAACTGCGCCAGTTGTTGCAACAAGCTAGCTATGCTTATTATGTCCTAGATACTCCAATGATGGAAGATGCTGTCTATGACCAGCTTTATCGAGAATTACAAGAGTTAGAAATTAAATATCCCGAATTAATTACACCTGATAGTCCTACTCAGCGCGTGGGTGAGAAACCAGCTACACATTTTTCTTCGGTACGTCATAATATTCCTCTGTACAGTTTGGAGAATGCTTTTAATATTGATGAATTGCAAATATGGGATCAGCGTTGGCGGCGACAAACACCGAAAATAGAAGCGGTGGAATATGTCTCGGAACTCAAAATTGATGGTTCGGCTTTGGCTTTGACTTATGAAAATGGCGTTTTAGTTAGAGGTGTCACTAGGGGTGATGGGGTAGTGGGTGAAGATATTACCCAAAATGTGCGGACAATTCGCTCTATTCCCTTGCGTTTGAATTTCGCCGGTGCTAAAAGTTTAGAAAAGATAGAAGTACGTGGTGAGGTGTTTTTACCTTTGGAAGTGTTTAAACAAATTAACGCGGAACGACAAAAAGCCGGTGAAAATTTATTTGCTAATCCCCGCAATGCCGCAGCTGGTACACTCAGGCAATTAGACCCCCGCATTGTCGCCCGGCGACGGTTGGATTTCTTTGCTTACACACTGCACATTTCTGGTATGGATGATGCCAGTATTGCTAATACTCAATGGGAAGCTTTGGATTTATTGGAAAAAATGGGTTTTCCCGTTAACCCCAATCATAAGCTCTGTGCTTCGATCTCAGAGGTAGCAGAATATTATCAATCTTGGGATACAAAACGGCTTAATCTACCTTACATGACTGATGGGGTGGTTGTCAAGTTAAATCCTTTTAAGTTACAAGAACAGCTTGGTTTTACGCAAAAGTTTCCCAGATGGGCTGTAGCTTTGAAGTACGCAGCTGAGGAAGCGCCGACAAGGGTGGAAAATATTTCGGTGAATGTGGGACGCACTGGGGCGTTAACGCCTTTGGCCCAAATGCGCCCTGTACAATTAGCGGGAACGACTGTTTCTCGCGCTACTTTACATAATAGCGATCGCATCCTGGAATTAGATATCCGCATTGGTGATACTGTCATTGTTCGCAAAGCTGGGGAAATTATCCCGGAAGTGGTGCGGGTATTAAAAGAACTTCGTCCAGATGATACCCAACCCTTTATTATGCCCACCCATTGTCCTGTCTGCGGTCAACCCGTGGTGCGAGAATCAGGTGAGGCGGTGACTCGCTGCGTTAATGCTTCCTGTGCGGCTATTCTCAGAGGCGAAATTGAACATTGGGTGAGTCGCGATGCTTTGGATATTAAAGGTATGGGGGAAAAGCTGGTACATCAACTTGTAGATCGACATTTGGTGCATTCTGTTGCTGATTTATATGACTTGACAACAGAAAGATTATGTGTATTGGAAAGGATGGCACAAAAATCAGCCCAAAAATTGATTGATGCGATCGCCCAATCAAAAAACCAACCTTGGTCTAGGGTATTATATGGTTTAGGCATCCGTCACGTTGGCAGTGTGAATGCTCAATTATTAACTCAGAAATATCCCACAGTTGAAGAGTTAGCTTCAGCCAAGCAATCAGATATTGCGGGAATTTACGGTATTGGTGCAGAAATTGCTCAATCTGTATATCAGTGGTTCCGCATTGACGCGAATCATGTTTTGATTGAACGTCTCAAAGTCGCAGGATTGCAATTGGCTGCTAATGAGGAAACCACAACAGCTGCTGATGGTAATCAAAAGTTAGCTGGTAAAACTTTTGTGATTACTGGTACTCTTCCGAGTTTATCACGAGATGAGGCTAAGGCTTTAATTCAAAAGGCTGGGGGTAAGGTGACTAATTCGGTGAGTAAAAAAACTGATTATTTGCTATTAGGTGAAGATGCTGGTTCTAAGTTGGAAAAGGCGCAAGGGTTGGGAATTACTCAGTTGAGTGAGGCGCTTTTGTTGGAGATGTTGTCAGAGTAA
- a CDS encoding Uma2 family endonuclease produces MTQLKTKLTLEEFLALPESELAYEFVDGEAVPKYKNEQMSPKFFHGATTGALFILLSTWAQEKGRVVVEWGIKLTRNQESWIPVPDLTYISYNRLPADWLEDEACPVIPELVIEIISPGQTFGDMIEKATYYLQAGISLVWIVDTISQTITLFTASSLPLTFRDNQIISHEILPELEITPHTIFQRAGLIR; encoded by the coding sequence ATGACTCAACTAAAAACCAAACTCACTCTCGAAGAATTTCTTGCACTTCCCGAAAGTGAACTTGCTTATGAGTTTGTTGACGGTGAAGCTGTACCGAAATATAAAAATGAGCAAATGTCTCCTAAATTTTTTCATGGCGCAACCACAGGAGCATTATTTATCCTATTATCCACATGGGCGCAAGAAAAAGGCCGCGTTGTCGTGGAATGGGGGATAAAATTAACAAGAAATCAAGAAAGTTGGATACCCGTCCCTGATTTAACCTACATTTCCTATAACCGTCTTCCTGCTGACTGGCTTGAAGATGAAGCTTGTCCTGTTATACCAGAATTAGTTATCGAAATTATTTCTCCTGGTCAAACTTTTGGAGACATGATCGAAAAGGCTACTTATTATCTTCAAGCTGGGATTTCTCTAGTGTGGATAGTAGATACAATATCTCAAACTATCACTCTGTTTACAGCATCTTCTCTTCCTCTCACCTTTCGAGATAATCAAATCATTAGTCATGAAATATTACCAGAATTAGAAATTACTCCCCATACTATCTTTCAACGTGCTGGTTTAATACGTTAG